Proteins from a single region of Sporosarcina sp. P33:
- a CDS encoding heavy metal translocating P-type ATPase, with amino-acid sequence MATQEKTLQINGMTCAACANRIEKGLSKIEGVERANVNFALERSTIVYDPDKTNVNEFKERVEKLGYSVVQEKVSFDISGMTCAACATKIEKRISKMDGVANANVNFALETIAVEYDSKQVQTSDMITAVKKLGYELIPKQDGQNKMDHKEQEIKKQQRKFIISLILTAPLLWTMVAHFEFLSFIYLPNVLMNPWMQLALATPVQFIVGAQFYKGAFNALRNKSANMDVLVALGTSAAYFYSLYLTLEWMAAGSTGMPELYFEASAVIITLIVLGKLFEVRAKGKTSQAIQKLLGLQAKTARVLRNNTEQEIPIEDVVAGDIILVKPGEKIPVDGEIIEGRSAIDESMITGESIPIDKVTGDVVIGATINKNGSLQIKATKVGKDTALAQIVKVVEEAQGSKAEIQRLADKISGVFVPIVVVIAIATFFIWYFAVTPGDFRSALIPTISILVIACPCALGLATPTSIMAGSGRAAEMGLLFKGGEHLENTQSIDTVVLDKTGTVTKGEPALTDISVADGFNEEEVLQLIATAENQSEHPLAQAIVSGVKEKNIELLEATDFEALPGYGIRAVVSGREVLVGTRKLMHEHNIVILDSEASMEQLESEGKTAMLIAVDHELAGVVAVADTVKETSKEAIARMQELGLEVIMLTGDNQRTAEAIARQVGLSHVIAEVLPEQKSEEVKKLQEQGKKIAMVGDGINDAPALAMANVGMAVGTGTDIAIEAADITLMRGDLNSVADAIIMSRKTMRNIKENLFFAFIYNTIGIPIAAIGLLAPWVAGAAMAFSSVSVVLNALRLQKVNIKN; translated from the coding sequence ATGGCAACTCAAGAGAAAACGTTACAAATTAATGGAATGACCTGTGCAGCATGCGCCAACCGGATTGAAAAAGGGCTTTCCAAAATAGAGGGCGTTGAACGAGCAAATGTGAACTTTGCATTGGAACGTTCGACAATCGTCTATGACCCAGACAAAACGAATGTCAATGAGTTTAAGGAAAGGGTTGAAAAGCTCGGCTATAGTGTCGTTCAAGAAAAAGTCTCTTTTGATATTTCGGGGATGACTTGCGCAGCTTGTGCGACAAAGATTGAAAAAAGAATCAGTAAGATGGATGGGGTAGCTAATGCCAACGTCAACTTCGCGCTAGAAACAATTGCAGTTGAATATGACAGTAAACAGGTTCAAACTTCTGACATGATTACTGCTGTTAAAAAATTGGGCTATGAATTGATTCCGAAGCAAGATGGGCAAAATAAGATGGATCATAAAGAGCAAGAAATCAAGAAGCAGCAGAGGAAGTTTATTATTTCGCTGATTCTGACGGCTCCTTTATTATGGACAATGGTAGCTCATTTTGAATTTCTTTCATTTATTTATTTGCCCAATGTTCTAATGAATCCATGGATGCAGCTTGCGCTTGCTACGCCGGTTCAATTTATTGTAGGTGCCCAATTTTATAAAGGTGCTTTCAATGCTTTACGGAATAAAAGTGCCAACATGGACGTATTGGTTGCACTTGGTACGAGCGCGGCATACTTTTACAGCCTCTATCTTACGTTAGAATGGATGGCGGCAGGCAGCACTGGAATGCCAGAGCTCTATTTTGAAGCATCTGCTGTCATTATCACATTAATTGTACTTGGTAAGTTATTTGAGGTTCGTGCAAAAGGAAAAACGAGTCAGGCTATTCAAAAGCTACTTGGCTTGCAAGCTAAAACAGCCCGAGTCTTGAGAAATAACACCGAACAAGAAATCCCGATTGAAGATGTAGTGGCAGGAGATATTATCCTAGTCAAACCGGGTGAAAAGATTCCGGTGGATGGGGAAATCATTGAAGGCCGATCTGCGATTGATGAATCGATGATAACGGGCGAAAGTATACCGATTGATAAAGTTACGGGCGATGTTGTAATTGGTGCAACGATTAATAAGAATGGTTCGTTGCAAATAAAAGCAACAAAAGTAGGGAAAGATACAGCTTTAGCACAGATCGTAAAAGTGGTTGAGGAAGCACAAGGATCCAAGGCGGAAATCCAACGTTTAGCGGATAAGATTTCCGGTGTGTTTGTACCGATAGTTGTCGTTATTGCGATTGCCACGTTCTTTATTTGGTATTTTGCAGTAACACCGGGTGATTTCCGTTCGGCTTTGATTCCGACTATCTCGATTTTGGTCATCGCTTGCCCTTGTGCACTTGGTTTAGCAACACCGACGTCGATTATGGCAGGTTCAGGTAGGGCTGCTGAAATGGGGCTGCTCTTTAAAGGTGGCGAACACTTGGAAAACACTCAATCCATCGATACAGTAGTCTTGGATAAAACGGGAACCGTCACAAAAGGTGAACCTGCTTTGACAGATATTTCGGTGGCTGACGGCTTTAACGAAGAGGAAGTCCTTCAACTGATTGCAACAGCTGAAAATCAATCGGAGCATCCATTGGCACAGGCAATTGTAAGTGGTGTGAAAGAAAAAAATATTGAACTTCTTGAAGCAACTGATTTTGAAGCTTTACCGGGCTATGGAATTCGGGCTGTAGTAAGTGGCAGAGAAGTGTTAGTTGGAACGAGAAAATTGATGCATGAGCATAACATCGTAATCTTGGATTCGGAAGCATCAATGGAACAACTGGAAAGCGAAGGGAAAACAGCGATGCTCATTGCAGTGGATCACGAACTTGCGGGTGTTGTTGCTGTCGCGGATACAGTGAAAGAGACATCAAAAGAAGCGATTGCCCGAATGCAGGAGCTAGGTCTAGAAGTCATCATGCTTACGGGTGACAACCAACGTACCGCAGAGGCTATTGCCCGTCAAGTAGGTCTGTCCCACGTCATTGCGGAAGTGTTGCCAGAACAGAAAAGTGAAGAGGTTAAAAAGCTTCAGGAACAAGGCAAGAAGATAGCGATGGTCGGGGACGGTATCAATGACGCGCCAGCACTTGCAATGGCAAACGTTGGAATGGCAGTCGGAACCGGAACGGACATCGCTATAGAAGCAGCTGATATCACGTTGATGCGGGGAGATTTAAATAGTGTTGCGGATGCGATTATCATGAGCCGAAAAACAATGCGGAATATCAAAGAAAATTTATTCTTCGCATTTATTTACAATACGATCGGGATACCGATTGCGGCAATTGGCTTGTTAGCGCCATGGGTAGCTGGTGCAGCGATGGCCTTCAGCTCTGTGTCCGTGGTGTTAAATGCATTGCGTCTTCAGAAAGTGAATATCAAAAATTAA
- a CDS encoding C40 family peptidase: MKIRVYQLVMAVFLISTIQITTFNKVSAASSNEIASYAVKFYGTPYQFGGTTPSGFDCSGYIRYVFNKLNISLPRTSEDQFKVGTSVSKEDLMPGDLVFFANTYKKGISHTGIYLGNNEFISAKSRGVLKANLKTDPYWAPKYAGAKRVASISKVAFDSLQSQSDEQMSEVFKDLPVEHPALGAIIALNEIGVIKGYEDSTFKPEKTITRGQAAAMINRELKLKASTEVTFTDVAPDHQYAADIAALNEAGILQGYSTGEFGIKDKLTRAHLAAIVDRAFDLQKQVDGTVPSAPNYNDVPTSHWASEAIHALKTLDQTTVFQTKNFNIGKEATRAEFSAAVYSAISGS, encoded by the coding sequence ATGAAAATACGTGTATATCAATTAGTAATGGCTGTGTTTCTTATTAGTACGATTCAAATTACGACTTTCAATAAGGTCAGCGCTGCAAGTTCAAATGAGATTGCATCCTACGCCGTAAAGTTTTATGGTACACCTTATCAGTTCGGAGGCACAACTCCATCAGGGTTTGATTGTTCGGGTTATATACGATACGTTTTCAACAAGTTAAACATCAGTCTACCACGAACTTCGGAAGATCAATTTAAGGTCGGTACTTCCGTAAGCAAAGAAGATCTGATGCCTGGAGATCTTGTGTTTTTTGCAAATACGTACAAAAAAGGCATTTCACACACGGGAATCTATTTAGGAAATAACGAATTTATCTCAGCAAAGAGCCGTGGAGTACTTAAAGCGAATTTGAAAACAGATCCTTATTGGGCTCCAAAGTACGCTGGTGCCAAACGTGTAGCAAGTATTTCTAAAGTAGCTTTTGACTCATTACAGTCACAATCAGATGAACAGATGAGCGAAGTTTTTAAAGATTTACCTGTAGAACATCCTGCTCTCGGGGCAATCATTGCATTAAACGAAATTGGCGTCATAAAGGGGTATGAAGATTCCACATTTAAACCCGAAAAGACAATTACACGAGGTCAAGCGGCAGCAATGATAAATCGTGAGCTCAAATTAAAGGCATCCACCGAAGTGACATTTACGGACGTCGCGCCTGATCACCAATATGCAGCCGATATCGCGGCTTTGAATGAAGCGGGAATCCTTCAAGGTTATTCAACAGGTGAGTTTGGTATAAAAGACAAACTTACACGTGCACATCTTGCAGCCATAGTAGACCGTGCATTTGACCTTCAAAAACAAGTGGATGGGACAGTTCCAAGCGCGCCAAATTATAATGATGTACCAACAAGTCACTGGGCTAGCGAGGCAATTCATGCTCTGAAGACATTGGATCAGACAACGGTGTTTCAAACAAAAAACTTTAATATAGGGAAAGAAGCGACACGCGCAGAATTTTCTGCTGCTGTCTATAGTGCAATTTCTGGAAGTTAA
- a CDS encoding IS3 family transposase (programmed frameshift): protein MKQKRYNQEFKQTIVELYRSGTSVSDLSREYGVSEVTIYKWIKAHSPIENGGGLTPAEIAEIQKENLRLQQEVEILKKGYDHIREKVTDQEIIDHIEQEKENHPVQVLCEVLEVPRSTYYQSFHKVKSSYEIENEAILERIKIIHAESKGRYGAPKIHQFLKKEGFNVSLKRVQRIMKAEGIRSIITKKYRPASSASQIEERDNLLEQDFETTTINEKWVADITYVHTLKNGWCYLASVLDLHTKKIVGYSFSKSMTTELVLTALTNALEVQRPGDGLILHTDLGSQYTSEDFEKAVKATNIEHSFSRKGCPYDNACIESFHATLKKEEVYQTTYIDFEAARIALFQYIESWYNRKRIHGAINYLTPQQLEDLCRQEAA, encoded by the exons ATGAAACAAAAACGTTATAACCAGGAATTCAAACAAACAATCGTCGAACTCTACAGGTCTGGCACATCTGTGAGTGATCTCAGCCGTGAATATGGTGTATCTGAAGTAACAATTTATAAATGGATCAAAGCACATTCCCCAATTGAAAATGGGGGCGGTTTGACACCCGCTGAAATTGCAGAGATCCAAAAGGAAAACCTTCGCCTTCAACAGGAGGTAGAAATCCTAAAAAAGG GCTATGACCATATTCGCGAAAAAGTGACTGACCAAGAGATTATCGACCATATCGAACAGGAAAAGGAGAACCATCCGGTTCAAGTCTTGTGTGAAGTACTCGAAGTGCCCAGAAGTACGTATTATCAATCATTCCATAAAGTGAAATCTTCGTATGAAATTGAAAACGAAGCGATTTTAGAGCGCATAAAAATCATTCATGCGGAGAGTAAAGGCCGCTACGGAGCGCCTAAAATCCATCAGTTTCTCAAAAAGGAAGGCTTCAATGTCAGCTTAAAACGTGTCCAGCGCATCATGAAAGCAGAGGGAATCCGATCTATCATCACGAAGAAATACCGTCCAGCTTCATCGGCAAGCCAAATAGAAGAACGCGACAATTTATTGGAACAGGATTTTGAAACAACGACAATTAACGAGAAATGGGTTGCCGATATTACGTATGTCCACACGCTAAAAAACGGTTGGTGCTACCTAGCATCTGTCCTTGATTTACACACGAAGAAAATTGTTGGTTATTCGTTTTCCAAATCCATGACAACTGAACTCGTTCTAACAGCTTTGACGAACGCACTTGAAGTGCAACGGCCAGGAGATGGTCTGATTCTACATACCGACTTAGGCAGTCAATACACAAGTGAAGACTTTGAAAAAGCGGTAAAAGCAACGAATATTGAACACTCTTTCAGTCGAAAAGGCTGTCCCTATGACAACGCCTGCATCGAGTCTTTTCATGCCACGTTAAAGAAGGAAGAAGTCTATCAAACAACCTATATTGACTTTGAAGCAGCACGAATTGCCCTCTTTCAATACATTGAATCATGGTACAACCGAAAACGGATCCATGGGGCAATTAACTATTTAACGCCGCAACAATTAGAAGATCTGTGCAGACAGGAAGCTGCCTAA
- a CDS encoding IS1182 family transposase, with product MMTKNQINEREQLEMLTIEQLVPQDHLVRKLDATIDFSFIYPLVEDLYSPIGRPSIDPVVLIKMTFIQYTFGIRSMRQTIKEIETNVAYRWFLGFGFHTEVPHFSTFGKKYIRRFAETDLFEQIFYRVLKVVADRGLLSPDHVFIDSTHVKASANKRKFQKKVVRKETKAYEKKLQEELNIDRVENGKKPFPPEKFEKEEYKEIKESTTDPESGYYVKDERTKQFAYSFHAATDEKGFVLANIVTPGNIHDSQLLEPLVEKIIDQVGRPVAVAADAAYKTPAIANYLLENQMLPVLPYKRPMTKKEFFKKSEYVYDEYHDCYLCPEGQILNYRTTTKEGYRQYASEPAICAACPVIDQCTHSQNRQKMIQRHIWQDHLDIAEDLRHHHEIKEIYGKRKETIERVFADAKEKHGMRWTTQRGLKKLSMQAMLTFAAMNLKKLANWTWNTPITA from the coding sequence ATGATGACGAAGAACCAGATTAATGAACGCGAACAGTTGGAGATGCTCACGATTGAGCAGTTGGTGCCGCAAGATCATTTAGTGCGGAAACTGGACGCGACAATCGACTTTTCGTTTATCTATCCACTCGTCGAGGATTTGTATTCACCCATCGGTCGTCCCAGTATCGATCCTGTGGTCTTAATCAAGATGACATTCATCCAATATACCTTCGGCATCCGCTCCATGCGGCAGACCATTAAAGAAATCGAAACGAACGTGGCATACCGCTGGTTCCTTGGCTTCGGTTTTCATACCGAAGTTCCCCATTTCTCCACGTTCGGAAAAAAATATATTCGCCGATTCGCAGAGACGGATTTGTTTGAACAGATTTTCTACCGGGTCTTGAAAGTAGTAGCTGATAGAGGGTTATTGAGCCCCGACCACGTCTTCATCGATTCTACTCACGTAAAGGCAAGCGCAAATAAGCGGAAGTTCCAAAAGAAAGTCGTTCGGAAAGAGACCAAAGCGTATGAAAAGAAACTGCAGGAAGAATTGAATATCGACCGCGTGGAAAATGGGAAGAAGCCATTTCCGCCGGAGAAGTTTGAGAAGGAAGAGTACAAGGAGATCAAGGAATCCACGACGGACCCGGAAAGCGGCTACTATGTAAAAGATGAACGGACCAAGCAATTCGCTTATTCCTTCCATGCAGCTACAGACGAGAAAGGATTCGTGCTGGCAAACATCGTGACGCCAGGTAATATCCACGATAGTCAGCTGCTTGAGCCATTGGTAGAAAAAATTATTGATCAAGTCGGAAGACCGGTTGCCGTTGCTGCCGACGCTGCCTACAAGACACCAGCTATCGCGAATTACCTGTTGGAAAATCAGATGCTTCCCGTTCTTCCGTATAAGCGGCCAATGACGAAGAAAGAGTTCTTCAAGAAAAGTGAGTACGTCTATGATGAATACCATGATTGCTATCTCTGTCCGGAAGGGCAGATCTTGAACTACCGCACCACCACGAAAGAAGGGTATCGACAGTATGCCTCTGAACCTGCCATCTGTGCAGCCTGCCCGGTCATCGACCAGTGTACGCACAGTCAGAATCGTCAGAAGATGATCCAGCGACACATCTGGCAAGACCACTTGGATATAGCGGAAGATTTAAGGCATCATCATGAAATCAAAGAAATCTACGGCAAGCGTAAAGAAACGATCGAGCGTGTATTTGCGGATGCCAAAGAAAAGCATGGCATGCGATGGACTACCCAACGAGGGTTGAAAAAATTGTCCATGCAGGCGATGCTAACTTTTGCTGCCATGAATTTGAAGAAGTTGGCCAATTGGACATGGAATACGCCAATCACGGCGTAA
- the spoIIP gene encoding stage II sporulation protein P → MRRDAQTYSFFIFALFLLPIIVANYPSTPVQINKAEPIGKSLIVYAENLVESDIPYLQPMPAKVLVFFTHSHEAFQPIVQNKENVTAVYHSTSNIMAFEDTIKNHFDLNGIQTEFLAVDTMDEMKEKNKAFREAYNVVRPYVDKQIKENEYDVIIDLHRDSANRKTSTLTYNNQTYGKIYFVVGENNPDFHKNKDYAERLSGQLNKLVPGISRGIFGKKGEHVDGVYNQDLAKNMVLIELGGIDNTEEEINRTISVLAKAISNLLQEQSA, encoded by the coding sequence ATGAGAAGAGACGCACAGACATATTCATTTTTCATATTTGCACTATTTTTATTGCCGATTATTGTCGCGAATTATCCTTCTACACCAGTACAAATAAACAAGGCAGAGCCGATTGGAAAAAGTCTAATAGTATACGCGGAAAATCTGGTAGAATCCGATATTCCATATTTACAACCAATGCCTGCAAAAGTCTTAGTATTTTTCACGCATTCACATGAAGCCTTCCAACCTATTGTACAAAATAAGGAAAATGTGACAGCTGTCTATCACAGCACTTCAAACATTATGGCGTTTGAAGATACGATAAAAAATCATTTTGACTTAAATGGTATTCAAACGGAATTTCTAGCTGTTGATACAATGGATGAAATGAAAGAGAAGAATAAAGCTTTCCGCGAGGCTTATAATGTGGTGCGTCCTTATGTCGATAAACAAATTAAGGAAAATGAGTATGATGTAATCATTGACCTACACAGGGATTCCGCTAATAGAAAGACCTCGACACTCACTTACAATAATCAGACGTATGGTAAGATCTATTTCGTTGTAGGAGAAAATAATCCGGATTTTCACAAAAATAAAGATTACGCTGAGCGGTTGTCTGGTCAATTAAACAAATTGGTGCCAGGGATTTCACGGGGCATATTCGGAAAAAAAGGGGAGCATGTAGACGGAGTCTATAATCAAGACCTGGCCAAAAATATGGTTCTTATAGAGCTGGGAGGAATAGACAATACAGAAGAAGAAATAAATCGTACGATTTCTGTTTTGGCAAAGGCAATATCTAATTTATTACAAGAGCAAAGTGCTTAG
- the copZ gene encoding copper chaperone CopZ: MRDTLKVQGMSCNHCVNSIETSVGNLTGVSSVKVDLGSNEVSVEFDSQKTTLDQIKETIEEQGYDIV; this comes from the coding sequence ATGAGAGACACATTGAAAGTACAAGGAATGTCATGTAATCATTGCGTTAATTCAATCGAAACAAGCGTAGGTAATCTTACAGGTGTATCCTCCGTAAAGGTGGATCTTGGCAGTAATGAGGTTTCCGTAGAGTTTGATAGCCAGAAAACAACATTGGATCAGATAAAAGAAACGATTGAAGAACAAGGGTATGACATCGTCTGA
- a CDS encoding metal-sensitive transcriptional regulator, translating into MQESIRKTVQPNKQQLLNRLKRIEGQVRGIHQMVDNDRYCVDILHQISAIQSAMNKVSLALLEDHTHHCVANAIKGQNGENAIKELMDVMKTMTK; encoded by the coding sequence TTGCAGGAATCAATAAGAAAAACGGTCCAACCCAATAAACAGCAGCTCCTTAACAGGTTAAAACGAATTGAAGGGCAAGTGAGAGGGATTCATCAGATGGTCGATAATGACCGCTATTGTGTGGACATTTTACATCAAATCAGCGCCATCCAATCAGCGATGAATAAGGTATCTTTGGCCTTGTTAGAAGATCATACGCACCATTGTGTAGCAAACGCGATTAAAGGGCAAAATGGTGAAAATGCCATTAAGGAACTGATGGACGTCATGAAAACGATGACGAAATAA
- a CDS encoding metal ABC transporter solute-binding protein, Zn/Mn family, with protein sequence MLIVILLTACGNTDTNTSAPKVDDEEKLLSVFTTVYPLQYFTERIGGSYVDVKSIYPAGTDEHTFDPTQKDMIALADSDLFFYIGLGLEGFVENAKKSMQGEHVKMIATAESIPEEMLLEDDEEDSDNDEDSSDEHDAEFDEHEDHGAYDPHVWISPVLSVELASSIKNSLIEAAPNKKADFEKNFESLRTDLMALDNKFKEMALNSTTKTFFVSHAAFGYIAKTYGLEQVAIAGLNSQSEPSQKQLASIVKSAKEQEVKYVFFEQNVSSKLTDIVRKEVGAESLTLHNLGVLTAEDIKNKEDYFSLMERNINTLKKALDGKK encoded by the coding sequence ATGCTAATAGTTATACTACTAACTGCTTGTGGCAATACAGATACTAATACATCTGCCCCCAAAGTGGATGATGAAGAAAAACTGTTATCAGTCTTCACAACAGTCTATCCCCTTCAATATTTCACAGAACGAATTGGTGGCAGCTATGTGGATGTCAAATCAATCTATCCAGCTGGAACCGACGAGCATACATTTGACCCGACGCAGAAGGATATGATAGCACTTGCTGATTCTGACCTATTCTTTTATATCGGGCTTGGACTAGAAGGTTTTGTGGAAAATGCGAAAAAATCGATGCAAGGCGAACATGTAAAAATGATTGCGACTGCAGAATCAATTCCTGAAGAAATGCTTCTTGAAGACGATGAAGAGGATTCAGACAATGATGAAGATAGTAGCGACGAACACGATGCTGAGTTTGATGAACACGAGGACCACGGAGCTTATGATCCTCACGTATGGATTTCTCCGGTACTAAGTGTCGAACTAGCTTCGTCGATAAAAAATTCTCTTATTGAAGCAGCACCCAATAAGAAAGCCGATTTTGAAAAAAACTTTGAATCATTACGTACTGACTTAATGGCACTTGATAATAAATTTAAAGAGATGGCATTAAATAGCACAACAAAGACGTTTTTCGTTTCACATGCTGCTTTCGGCTATATCGCAAAAACGTATGGACTTGAGCAAGTAGCAATTGCAGGTTTGAACTCACAAAGTGAGCCCTCACAAAAACAATTAGCATCTATAGTGAAATCTGCGAAGGAACAGGAAGTGAAATACGTATTTTTCGAACAAAACGTATCATCAAAACTTACCGATATTGTCAGGAAGGAAGTCGGTGCGGAATCGCTTACGCTCCACAACCTTGGAGTACTAACTGCCGAAGACATCAAAAACAAAGAAGACTATTTCTCCTTAATGGAGCGTAACATTAATACACTAAAAAAAGCATTAGATGGAAAAAAATAA
- a CDS encoding rhodanese-like domain-containing protein, producing the protein MNIKNRLLLLSGLIVAIVIAVVASLNGISKGVPENITYPDIVDTETLMEMINSKEDMVIVDLREPELFSQSRVPSSINIPFEEIPSRYTELPNDKKIIFVCHTGRMGMESGNLLLENGFKQVYNLEGGIAQWTGELEI; encoded by the coding sequence ATGAATATAAAAAACAGGCTTTTGTTATTATCTGGTTTGATTGTAGCTATTGTTATTGCGGTAGTGGCCTCCTTAAATGGAATATCAAAAGGAGTTCCAGAAAATATTACTTATCCAGATATAGTTGATACGGAGACACTTATGGAAATGATCAACAGTAAAGAAGATATGGTTATTGTCGATTTAAGGGAACCGGAATTATTTTCGCAAAGTAGAGTACCCAGCTCAATAAATATCCCATTTGAGGAGATTCCGTCGAGATATACTGAACTGCCTAATGATAAGAAAATTATCTTTGTTTGTCATACAGGACGTATGGGAATGGAAAGCGGGAATCTCTTGTTAGAGAACGGCTTCAAGCAAGTTTATAATCTCGAGGGTGGTATTGCTCAATGGACAGGAGAGTTGGAAATTTAA
- a CDS encoding cupredoxin domain-containing protein, producing the protein MKRSLLGAVLLSVLFVLAACGGKDASDETGQVDTTGTTGGSTVSNEINITAINFEFNQEEYTVKAGEEVKVIFTNEEGMHGITIAGLDVDIKGDGEATFTPTEPGEYTIYCNLPCGTGHADMKSTLVVT; encoded by the coding sequence TTGAAAAGATCGTTATTAGGAGCAGTTTTATTAAGCGTTTTGTTTGTTCTTGCTGCTTGTGGTGGAAAAGACGCAAGTGATGAAACGGGTCAGGTAGATACTACCGGCACTACTGGCGGATCAACCGTTAGTAATGAAATAAATATTACGGCAATAAACTTTGAATTTAATCAGGAAGAGTATACTGTTAAGGCTGGAGAAGAGGTTAAAGTAATATTTACAAACGAAGAAGGCATGCACGGGATTACTATCGCTGGACTTGACGTTGACATTAAAGGCGATGGCGAGGCAACTTTCACACCTACTGAACCAGGTGAATACACCATTTATTGTAATCTTCCCTGTGGTACTGGACATGCAGATATGAAGTCAACACTTGTTGTTACATGA
- a CDS encoding multicopper oxidase family protein: MKNRVPLFGVLMMALLVSACAGNMENNKAPNNNTNEENENMDMNNGGSNSMEGMDHSKMDMETMEGHMSHDKVVSLNDSTGKNELKLPPVLESDNENEVVYTVRAQKGETEIFDGIKTKTYGYNGTFLGPVLRLSKGDTVKIRLMNELDEVTTFHWHGLEVPGKVDGGPHTVIKPEEEQPIEFKVTQEASTLWFHPHPKGNTAEQVYNGLAGLIYIEDDNSKSLGLPNEYGENDFPLIFQDKTFDDKKQLTYSAAMNEDGTIGDTLLINGTLNPKLTVKKEKVRLRLLNGSNARNYTFKLNTGDTFVQVATDGGFLNEPVTLKELSLTPSERAEIIVDFSKLNTEKGLALINEDESILLPFEVSDQSGEDSSLPGEMNNFSITEEEMNLPVTKKVEFFGMMDKVTINGKKFNAERIDFTQKQGVTEVWEIYNKPDAMGGMIHPVHIHGTQFKIISRNGEAPPENEQGWKDSISVKPEERVKIAIKFKDKGVYMIHCHILEHEDNGMMAQIKVE, from the coding sequence ATGAAAAACCGAGTACCACTATTTGGAGTGTTAATGATGGCTCTACTTGTATCGGCTTGCGCTGGAAATATGGAAAATAATAAAGCCCCCAATAATAACACCAATGAAGAAAATGAAAATATGGATATGAATAATGGGGGATCTAATTCAATGGAAGGAATGGATCATTCCAAGATGGATATGGAAACGATGGAGGGGCATATGAGCCACGACAAGGTGGTGAGTTTAAACGATTCAACAGGGAAGAATGAATTAAAATTGCCTCCTGTGCTTGAAAGCGATAATGAAAATGAAGTTGTATACACTGTTCGAGCTCAAAAAGGGGAGACTGAAATATTCGATGGTATTAAAACGAAAACGTATGGATACAACGGAACGTTTTTAGGTCCGGTGCTTCGTCTTAGCAAAGGTGATACGGTGAAAATTAGATTGATGAATGAGCTGGATGAGGTGACAACTTTTCATTGGCATGGGCTGGAGGTACCGGGGAAGGTAGATGGCGGACCACATACGGTTATAAAGCCGGAAGAAGAACAGCCGATCGAATTCAAAGTAACACAAGAGGCATCGACATTATGGTTTCATCCCCATCCTAAAGGAAACACTGCTGAACAGGTATACAATGGACTTGCAGGATTGATTTATATCGAAGATGACAATTCAAAGAGTCTTGGATTACCAAATGAGTATGGGGAGAATGACTTTCCCTTGATTTTCCAAGATAAAACATTTGATGATAAAAAGCAATTGACTTATAGTGCGGCAATGAATGAAGACGGAACAATCGGCGATACGTTATTGATCAATGGGACGTTGAATCCGAAATTGACTGTAAAGAAAGAAAAGGTTCGTCTTCGTCTATTAAATGGATCCAATGCAAGGAATTATACATTTAAATTGAATACAGGGGATACCTTTGTGCAAGTTGCAACGGATGGAGGTTTCCTGAATGAACCGGTGACACTGAAAGAACTTTCATTGACACCATCCGAACGGGCAGAAATAATTGTTGATTTTTCAAAGCTTAATACTGAAAAAGGCTTAGCGTTAATAAATGAAGATGAATCAATCCTTTTGCCATTTGAGGTTTCTGATCAAAGTGGAGAGGACAGCAGCCTTCCGGGGGAGATGAATAATTTCTCAATAACAGAAGAAGAGATGAACTTACCGGTTACAAAGAAGGTGGAGTTTTTTGGAATGATGGACAAAGTAACGATTAACGGAAAGAAATTTAATGCAGAAAGAATTGATTTCACACAAAAGCAAGGGGTTACCGAAGTGTGGGAAATTTACAATAAACCGGACGCTATGGGAGGAATGATTCATCCAGTCCATATCCATGGAACCCAATTTAAAATAATCTCAAGAAATGGGGAAGCGCCACCGGAAAATGAACAGGGCTGGAAGGACAGTATCTCCGTAAAACCGGAAGAGAGAGTGAAAATTGCTATAAAGTTTAAGGATAAGGGCGTGTATATGATCCACTGCCATATACTTGAACACGAAGACAATGGGATGATGGCTCAGATAAAGGTGGAGTAA